A genomic window from Streptomyces sp. MST-110588 includes:
- a CDS encoding RNA-binding S4 domain-containing protein — protein MASDEGTTRVDSWIWSVRLTKTRSQANAACRAGHVRVNGERVKPAQAVRKGDEVRLRLAGRERIVVVSRVLSKRVGASVAAECFIDNSPPPPPREAMAVVGHRDRGTGRPTKRDRREIEQLRGR, from the coding sequence ATGGCTTCAGACGAGGGGACCACGCGCGTCGATAGCTGGATCTGGTCCGTCCGGCTCACCAAGACCCGGTCACAGGCCAACGCGGCCTGCCGGGCCGGGCATGTACGCGTCAACGGTGAGCGCGTAAAACCCGCTCAGGCGGTACGCAAGGGCGATGAGGTACGGCTGCGGCTCGCCGGCCGTGAGCGGATCGTCGTCGTCTCACGCGTCCTGAGCAAGCGCGTGGGAGCGAGTGTCGCCGCGGAGTGCTTCATCGACAACAGCCCGCCGCCTCCGCCGCGCGAGGCGATGGCGGTCGTCGGCCACCGTGACCGCGGCACCGGACGGCCGACCAAGCGCGACCGCCGCGAGATCGAACAGCTCCGCGGACGCTGA
- the snpA gene encoding snapalysin produces MRRTTTVLSTVLGLGLTAALGAGPATAATAPQTTPHTMQTTAVQYAGSKAEAAANKAFFQAVMKSVAAKRAAVPGAQSVTVTYNASNAPTFRSQISRSAQIWNSSVSNVKLQEGANADFTYYEGNDSRGSYASTDGHGRGYIFLDYRQNQQYNSTRVTAHETGHVLGLPDHYSGPCSELMSGGGPGPSCQNTYPNAQERSRVNALWRYGIAAALAPASRS; encoded by the coding sequence ATGAGACGCACCACCACCGTGCTTTCCACCGTGCTCGGCCTCGGCCTGACCGCGGCCCTCGGAGCCGGCCCGGCGACCGCCGCGACCGCCCCGCAGACCACCCCCCACACCATGCAGACGACCGCCGTCCAGTACGCCGGCTCCAAGGCGGAGGCCGCCGCCAACAAGGCGTTCTTCCAGGCGGTCATGAAGTCGGTCGCCGCCAAGCGCGCGGCGGTGCCCGGCGCGCAGAGCGTCACCGTCACCTACAACGCCAGCAACGCGCCGACCTTCCGCAGCCAGATATCGCGCAGCGCGCAGATCTGGAACAGCTCCGTGAGCAACGTCAAGCTCCAGGAAGGCGCCAACGCGGACTTCACGTACTACGAGGGCAACGACTCCCGCGGCTCGTACGCCAGCACCGACGGTCACGGCCGGGGCTACATCTTCCTCGACTACCGCCAGAACCAGCAGTACAACTCCACCCGCGTCACCGCCCACGAGACCGGCCACGTGCTCGGCCTGCCCGACCACTACTCGGGCCCGTGCAGCGAACTGATGTCGGGCGGCGGCCCCGGCCCCTCGTGCCAGAACACCTACCCCAACGCCCAGGAGCGCAGCCGGGTGAACGCCCTGTGGCGTTACGGCATCGCCGCGGCACTCGCCCCGGCCTCCCGTTCCTGA
- a CDS encoding DNA ligase, producing MRPRPAEEIPAQTGTPPELQYSLKLDGFRALAFVLEGGAAVLQSRSQRDLSREFPQIAAYLGKHLPPGTVLDGELCAYRDGRLSFTDLLRSHDDRERSGVPVSYVAFDVLAVPGEDVRPRTLGERWELLGVVLRDVGPPLQRVLATQDEETARVWYRDMRAVGVEGIVAKALSSTYRGGATWAWRKVRHSDTRDGTLLGVFGPAERPYGLLVALPDGRTVTTSPRLTPMQSRQVGELVRDRLGEPTNHPEYADHGPVRMLTEPLLVELRQTAGRHGTTKFVRVRSDA from the coding sequence ATGCGCCCCCGGCCAGCCGAGGAGATTCCCGCGCAGACCGGTACGCCGCCGGAGCTTCAGTACTCCCTCAAACTCGACGGCTTCCGCGCGCTCGCCTTCGTCCTGGAGGGCGGCGCGGCCGTCCTCCAGTCCCGCTCGCAGCGGGACCTGTCCAGGGAATTCCCCCAGATCGCCGCCTACCTGGGAAAGCATCTGCCGCCCGGAACCGTCCTGGACGGTGAGCTGTGTGCCTACCGGGACGGGCGGCTGAGCTTCACCGACCTGCTCCGCTCCCACGACGACCGGGAGCGGTCGGGTGTCCCGGTCTCCTATGTCGCCTTCGACGTCCTCGCCGTTCCGGGCGAGGACGTCAGGCCCCGGACGCTGGGGGAGCGCTGGGAACTTTTGGGAGTCGTACTGCGAGACGTCGGCCCGCCACTCCAGCGCGTCCTGGCGACGCAGGACGAGGAAACCGCCCGTGTCTGGTACCGCGACATGAGAGCCGTGGGCGTCGAGGGGATCGTGGCGAAGGCACTGAGCTCGACCTACCGCGGAGGGGCCACCTGGGCCTGGCGGAAGGTCCGGCATTCCGACACCCGGGACGGCACGCTCCTCGGTGTGTTCGGCCCGGCGGAAAGGCCGTACGGTCTCCTGGTCGCCCTGCCCGACGGCCGGACCGTGACGACCTCGCCCCGGCTGACCCCGATGCAGTCGCGGCAGGTGGGCGAGCTGGTGCGCGACCGCTTGGGAGAGCCGACGAACCACCCGGAGTACGCGGACCACGGACCGGTACGCATGCTCACCGAGCCTCTCCTCGTCGAACTGCGCCAGACCGCGGGCCGCCACGGGACCACGAAATTCGTACGCGTGCGGTCCGACGCCTGA
- a CDS encoding Ku protein: protein MRSVWNGAISFGLVSIPVKTYSATERTASVSFVRIHEKDGGRIHYRKVCELDGEEVPNEEVGKGYQAADDTIVPLTDKDLAKLPLPTAKTLTILAFVDPGEIDPLQMDKSYYLGPNGLAAVKPYTLLREALEHHEKVAIGKVAMHGRETLAMLRSHDGAIVMHALLWPDQVRPTAGVVPSEDVKIRDNELTLAETLMDSLGELDSSELHDDYREAVEQLVAAKLEGGEPTAPDTGVRKGGQVIDLMAALESSVRAAREARGEGGGADGGGEGDGERDEEERSASVTSIGARKTAKKSAAKKTAPRKTAGTRSASSSGSSSGKGGDTKKNTSAKKTAASKTTAKKSGTAKSGTAKKSTAKKTKKASA from the coding sequence ATGCGGTCTGTATGGAATGGGGCCATATCGTTTGGCCTGGTCAGCATCCCCGTGAAGACGTACAGCGCCACCGAGCGCACCGCCTCGGTCTCCTTCGTACGCATCCACGAGAAGGACGGCGGCCGGATCCACTACCGCAAGGTCTGCGAGCTGGACGGCGAAGAGGTCCCCAACGAGGAGGTCGGCAAGGGCTACCAGGCGGCCGACGACACGATCGTGCCCCTCACCGACAAGGACCTGGCCAAGCTGCCGCTGCCGACCGCCAAGACGCTCACGATCCTGGCGTTCGTCGACCCCGGCGAGATCGATCCCCTCCAGATGGACAAGTCGTACTACCTGGGTCCCAACGGCCTCGCGGCAGTCAAGCCGTACACACTGTTGCGCGAGGCCCTGGAGCACCACGAGAAGGTGGCGATCGGCAAGGTGGCGATGCACGGCCGCGAGACCCTGGCGATGCTCCGTTCGCATGACGGGGCGATCGTGATGCACGCCCTGCTGTGGCCGGACCAGGTGCGCCCGACGGCCGGCGTCGTACCCAGCGAGGACGTCAAGATCCGCGACAACGAACTCACCCTGGCCGAGACGCTCATGGACTCCCTGGGCGAACTGGATTCCAGTGAGCTGCACGACGACTACCGCGAGGCCGTCGAGCAACTGGTCGCCGCCAAGCTCGAAGGCGGCGAACCCACCGCACCGGACACCGGGGTCAGGAAGGGCGGACAGGTGATCGACCTGATGGCGGCGCTGGAAAGCAGTGTCCGAGCGGCCCGGGAAGCGCGCGGGGAAGGCGGCGGGGCGGACGGCGGTGGCGAGGGGGACGGCGAAAGGGATGAGGAGGAGCGGTCCGCCTCGGTCACCTCGATCGGGGCCCGTAAGACGGCGAAGAAGAGCGCCGCGAAGAAGACGGCACCACGCAAGACGGCCGGGACGCGGTCGGCCTCCTCCTCCGGTTCCTCCTCCGGCAAGGGAGGCGACACCAAGAAAAACACCTCGGCCAAGAAGACGGCGGCATCCAAGACCACCGCCAAGAAGAGCGGTACGGCCAAGAGCGGTACGGCCAAGAAGAGCACGGCGAAGAAGACCAAGAAGGCATCGGCGTAG
- a CDS encoding YchJ family metal-binding protein has product MSKNHARRRTAITSTSPCPCGLGRPYGECCGSFHRGRASAPTAERLMRSRYSAFAVGDVAYLLRTWHPSTRPAALDLEPEQHWTRLEILGSTGGSAFHNEGTVAFRAHFVLGGYEDSQYENSRFVRDGGQWVYLDALPDTGPTSGG; this is encoded by the coding sequence GTGTCCAAGAACCACGCGCGCCGGCGAACGGCGATCACTTCCACCTCGCCCTGCCCGTGCGGGCTCGGCCGTCCGTACGGTGAATGCTGCGGCAGCTTTCACCGGGGGCGGGCGAGCGCTCCTACGGCGGAGCGCCTGATGCGGTCCCGTTACAGCGCCTTCGCCGTCGGCGACGTCGCCTATCTGCTGCGGACCTGGCACCCCTCGACCCGGCCCGCCGCCCTGGACCTGGAGCCGGAACAGCACTGGACCCGTCTGGAGATCCTCGGCTCCACGGGCGGCAGCGCGTTCCACAACGAGGGCACCGTCGCCTTCCGGGCGCACTTCGTCCTGGGCGGGTACGAGGACAGTCAGTACGAGAACAGCCGCTTCGTACGGGACGGCGGGCAGTGGGTCTACCTGGATGCCCTGCCGGACACCGGGCCGACGTCCGGCGGCTGA
- the ligD gene encoding non-homologous end-joining DNA ligase gives MSPITLVEGRRLALTNLDKVLYPATGTTKAEVVHYYATTADALLAHLHDRPVSFLRYPDGPDGEKFFTKNVPPGTPAWVRTTEVPSSTATSRRQVLLQDMASLMWAANLVVELHTPQWTADRPRVADRLVLDLDPGAPATIVECCAAALWLRERLKADGLVAYAKTSGSKGLHILAAIEPTPSANVTAYAKSIAIEAERTFPDRIVHKMTKALRPGKVFIDFSQNAAAKTTATPYTLRARPLPTVSTPVTWQEVADCTDPRELDFRHDQAAARYERDGDLLRPLLDTGDAGPLPPGHR, from the coding sequence ATGTCGCCGATCACGCTCGTGGAGGGGCGGCGCCTTGCGCTGACGAACCTGGACAAGGTCCTCTATCCGGCCACCGGCACCACCAAGGCCGAGGTCGTCCACTACTACGCCACGACCGCCGACGCGCTCCTCGCCCATCTCCACGACCGGCCCGTCTCCTTCCTGCGCTACCCCGACGGGCCCGACGGCGAGAAGTTCTTCACCAAGAACGTGCCGCCGGGAACACCCGCATGGGTGCGGACAACCGAGGTACCCAGTTCCACCGCCACATCCAGGCGGCAGGTGCTCCTCCAGGACATGGCCTCTCTCATGTGGGCCGCGAACCTGGTCGTCGAGCTGCACACCCCGCAGTGGACCGCCGACCGGCCGCGCGTCGCCGACCGGCTCGTCCTGGACCTGGATCCCGGAGCGCCGGCCACGATCGTGGAGTGCTGTGCCGCCGCCCTGTGGCTGCGCGAGCGGCTGAAGGCCGACGGCCTGGTCGCGTACGCCAAGACCAGCGGCTCCAAAGGGCTGCACATCCTCGCGGCCATCGAGCCCACCCCTTCGGCGAACGTCACCGCCTACGCCAAGAGCATCGCGATCGAAGCCGAACGTACGTTTCCGGACCGGATCGTGCACAAGATGACCAAGGCGCTCCGGCCGGGCAAGGTCTTCATCGACTTCTCCCAGAACGCCGCCGCGAAGACCACGGCCACCCCGTACACGCTGCGCGCCCGCCCGCTGCCCACCGTCTCCACCCCCGTCACCTGGCAGGAGGTGGCCGACTGCACCGACCCGCGGGAACTGGACTTCCGGCACGACCAGGCCGCCGCACGCTACGAACGCGATGGTGACCTGCTCCGGCCGCTGCTGGACACCGGCGACGCCGGACCGCTCCCTCCAGGCCACCGGTGA